From the Nonlabens marinus S1-08 genome, one window contains:
- a CDS encoding superoxide dismutase, which yields MAFELPKLDYAYDALEPHIDAKTMEIHHTKHHQGYTDKLNAAIDGTDYEGKTIENILKNLDMKNKAVRNNGGGFYNHKLFWNIMSPNGGGQPTGDLKTAIESEFGSFEDFKTKFSETAKGQFGSGWAFLCVHEGGKVEVCGCPNQDNPLMPETGCGGTPILGLDVWEHAYYLNYQNRRPDYVEAFFNVIDWEEVSKLYAQNK from the coding sequence ATGGCTTTTGAATTACCAAAATTAGACTACGCCTACGACGCGTTAGAACCACATATAGATGCTAAAACAATGGAAATACACCATACAAAGCATCACCAAGGATATACAGACAAATTAAATGCTGCTATAGACGGGACAGATTATGAAGGAAAGACGATTGAGAACATTCTCAAAAATCTAGATATGAAAAACAAAGCGGTTAGAAACAACGGCGGCGGATTTTATAATCACAAATTATTCTGGAACATCATGTCTCCAAACGGCGGAGGACAACCAACAGGAGATTTGAAAACAGCGATCGAATCTGAATTTGGTAGCTTTGAAGATTTTAAAACTAAATTCTCTGAAACAGCCAAAGGCCAATTCGGTTCTGGATGGGCTTTCTTGTGTGTACATGAGGGTGGAAAAGTAGAAGTTTGTGGCTGTCCTAATCAAGACAACCCATTAATGCCAGAGACAGGATGTGGTGGAACACCAATTCTAGGATTGGACGTTTGGGAACACGCTTACTATTTAAATTACCAAAACAGAAGACCAGATTACGTGGAAGCTTTCTTTAATGTAATTGACTGGGAAGAAGTTTCTAAATTATATGCTCAGAACAAATAA
- a CDS encoding OmpA family protein encodes MKNYFKLFIASAILLSASLVQAQDETNRWSASIGVNAIDFYPTGEPGLGGYFDEFFNTDHWNVMEVPSRIELGYYVGDGIVATLAGSANQIDRVGDTSVDDLFYVSVDGGLRYNIREIYNGSDAFNPFIGIGGSYQFIEDVSFGTFNGTIGFDIKMVDNFYLNFQSTYKHTFEDDNPRHFQHVAGVKFTWGATDSDGDGIPDNKDECPETPGLPEFNGCPDSDGDGIKDSEDECPFVEGPAATNGCPDSDGDTVLDKNDECPEVAGLVALNGCPDSDGDGIADKDDECPNEAGLAKFNGCPDTDGDGIADKDDKCPNEAGIAELQGCPRPAVPTVKEQEQLNAYARTILFETNKSAIKSQSAETLQDIIDILKKYPDAEFSIDGHTDSVGSDAYNQELSNERANSVLRYLVNGGIDADRLSAEGFGESKPIATNATAAGRQQNRRTEINLKK; translated from the coding sequence ATGAAAAATTATTTTAAACTCTTTATTGCTAGTGCAATCTTGCTTTCTGCAAGTTTGGTACAAGCACAAGACGAGACCAACCGATGGTCTGCATCCATAGGCGTAAATGCCATCGACTTTTACCCTACTGGTGAACCAGGATTAGGTGGTTATTTCGATGAATTTTTTAACACAGATCACTGGAATGTAATGGAAGTTCCTAGCCGTATCGAATTAGGTTATTATGTAGGTGATGGTATCGTCGCTACTTTAGCTGGTTCAGCTAACCAAATTGATAGAGTTGGTGATACATCTGTAGATGACCTGTTCTATGTGAGTGTGGATGGAGGTTTGAGATATAACATACGTGAAATTTACAATGGTAGTGATGCATTCAACCCATTCATAGGTATTGGTGGATCTTATCAATTTATTGAAGATGTTTCTTTTGGTACTTTCAATGGTACTATTGGTTTTGATATTAAAATGGTGGATAACTTCTACCTTAATTTCCAATCTACTTATAAGCATACTTTTGAAGATGATAACCCAAGACACTTCCAACACGTTGCTGGTGTAAAATTCACTTGGGGAGCTACAGACTCTGACGGCGATGGTATTCCAGATAATAAAGATGAATGTCCTGAAACTCCAGGTCTTCCAGAATTTAATGGTTGTCCAGACTCTGATGGCGATGGTATAAAAGATAGCGAAGATGAATGTCCATTCGTTGAAGGTCCTGCAGCTACTAATGGTTGTCCTGATTCTGATGGTGATACGGTACTAGACAAAAATGATGAATGTCCTGAGGTTGCTGGTTTAGTAGCTTTAAACGGTTGTCCTGATTCTGATGGTGATGGAATTGCTGATAAAGATGATGAATGTCCTAATGAAGCTGGTCTAGCTAAGTTCAACGGTTGCCCTGACACTGATGGTGACGGAATCGCTGATAAAGATGACAAATGTCCTAATGAAGCTGGAATCGCTGAATTACAAGGATGTCCACGTCCAGCAGTACCAACTGTTAAGGAACAAGAGCAACTTAACGCTTATGCAAGAACAATCTTGTTTGAAACGAACAAGTCTGCTATCAAATCTCAATCTGCGGAAACTCTTCAAGATATCATCGACATCTTAAAGAAATACCCAGATGCTGAATTTTCAATTGATGGTCACACTGACAGTGTAGGATCTGACGCTTACAACCAAGAGTTGTCTAATGAAAGAGCCAACTCTGTACTTAGATACCTAGTTAACGGTGGTATCGATGCTGATAGATTATCTGCTGAAGGTTTTGGAGAGTCTAAGCCAATTGCTACTAACGCAACTGCAGCTGGAAGACAACAAAACAGACGTACTGAAATTAACTTGAAGAAATAA
- a CDS encoding amidophosphoribosyltransferase, which translates to MSDQLKHECGIALIRLLKPLEYYKEKYGTAFYGINKMYLMMEKQHNRGQDGAGFASIKLDVKPGERYISRVRSNAPQPIQDIFAQINNRINDEMTALPEMKDDVAAQKKNIPYVGELLMGHVRYGTFGKNSIESVHPFLRQNNWMHRNLIMAGNFNMTNVFKLFNKLVELGQHPKDMADTVTVMEKVGHFQDREVRRLYKKFKKEGLSKIEASPKIAQEIDVAKILRKSARDWDGGYAMGGLMGHGDAFLLRDPAGIRPAYYYQDDEVVVVASERPVIQTAFNAQFEDVHELDPGKAIIIKKDGTVTLDQISEPLERKACSFERIYFSRGSDAEIYQERKMLGRLLFPKIMEKIGNDIDNSVFSYIPNTAETSFYGMIEAAHQVLNEQKRDAILAGEGKLTQEQVENTLSRKLRTEKIAIKDAKLRTFITEDSSRDDLVAHVYDVTYGVVKPTDHLVIIDDSIVRGTTLKKSILKMMDRLHPKSIVVVSSAPQIRYPDCYGIDMARLEGLIAFQAALHLHKDRGTESIIKDIYAKCKVQLEYEDRDVVNYVKELYDPFTDEEISDKIAELLSDDDLNAKVEIIYQKVEDLHKACPKNLGDWYFTGDYPTDGGNRVVNRAFINFFEGNDERAY; encoded by the coding sequence ATGAGTGATCAATTGAAACATGAGTGTGGTATTGCCCTGATAAGGTTATTGAAACCTTTAGAATATTATAAGGAGAAATACGGCACTGCATTTTATGGTATCAATAAGATGTACCTAATGATGGAAAAGCAGCACAACCGCGGTCAAGATGGTGCTGGTTTTGCAAGTATCAAACTTGATGTGAAACCGGGAGAGCGCTACATCTCTCGAGTGCGTAGCAACGCCCCACAACCTATTCAGGATATTTTTGCACAAATCAACAACCGCATTAATGATGAGATGACTGCTCTTCCTGAAATGAAAGATGATGTGGCTGCACAAAAAAAGAACATTCCATATGTAGGGGAACTACTGATGGGCCACGTGCGTTATGGAACATTTGGCAAGAATTCTATAGAATCGGTTCACCCCTTTTTACGTCAAAACAATTGGATGCACCGCAACTTGATCATGGCTGGAAATTTCAACATGACCAACGTTTTCAAGCTATTCAATAAGTTGGTCGAATTAGGACAGCATCCTAAAGATATGGCAGACACGGTAACCGTGATGGAAAAAGTAGGCCATTTTCAGGATCGAGAAGTTCGCCGCCTTTACAAGAAATTCAAAAAAGAAGGCCTTTCTAAAATTGAAGCCTCACCTAAAATTGCGCAGGAAATTGACGTTGCCAAAATATTGCGGAAAAGTGCTCGCGACTGGGATGGTGGTTATGCCATGGGCGGATTGATGGGCCATGGAGATGCTTTTTTATTGCGCGATCCCGCAGGAATACGTCCAGCCTATTATTACCAAGACGACGAGGTAGTCGTGGTGGCGAGTGAACGACCGGTGATCCAAACCGCCTTCAATGCACAATTTGAGGATGTTCATGAATTAGATCCAGGAAAAGCGATCATCATCAAGAAAGATGGAACCGTTACCCTAGATCAAATAAGCGAGCCCCTGGAGCGTAAGGCTTGTTCTTTTGAACGCATTTATTTCTCGCGCGGTAGCGATGCAGAAATTTACCAAGAACGCAAGATGTTAGGTCGTTTACTATTTCCTAAGATCATGGAGAAGATTGGGAATGACATTGACAACTCTGTGTTCTCCTACATTCCTAACACTGCAGAAACCTCCTTTTACGGGATGATAGAAGCAGCGCACCAGGTTTTGAACGAGCAAAAAAGAGATGCCATACTAGCGGGCGAGGGCAAACTCACTCAAGAGCAAGTTGAAAATACGCTTTCGCGAAAGCTGAGAACCGAGAAAATTGCGATCAAAGATGCCAAATTGCGCACTTTCATCACTGAGGATTCATCTCGTGACGATCTGGTAGCTCACGTATATGACGTTACTTATGGTGTTGTAAAACCAACAGACCATTTAGTGATCATTGATGATTCTATAGTTCGTGGTACGACACTTAAGAAATCCATTCTTAAAATGATGGATCGACTGCACCCTAAGAGTATTGTCGTGGTTTCCAGCGCACCACAAATACGTTATCCAGATTGTTATGGAATCGACATGGCAAGACTAGAAGGGCTGATTGCTTTTCAAGCTGCTTTGCACCTGCACAAAGACCGTGGCACAGAATCCATTATCAAGGACATTTACGCCAAGTGTAAAGTACAACTGGAATACGAAGATCGCGACGTAGTAAATTATGTCAAGGAATTATACGACCCGTTCACAGACGAAGAAATCTCAGACAAAATAGCTGAACTACTTTCTGACGATGACCTCAATGCCAAGGTGGAAATCATCTATCAAAAAGTAGAAGACTTGCATAAAGCCTGTCCTAAAAACTTAGGAGATTGGTATTTCACAGGAGACTACCCAACAGATGGCGGTAACCGAGTGGTGAACCGCGCCTTTATCAATTTCTTTGAAGGAAATGATGAGCGGGCTTACTAA
- the kbl gene encoding glycine C-acetyltransferase gives MYGAIQEYLQKELEEIKDAGLYKKERIITSPQDAVITLDDGSEVINFCANNYLGLSSHPEVIQAAKDTLDSHGFGMSSVRFICGTQDIHKKLEQKLADFYGMEDTILYAACFDANGGVFEPLLGKEDAIISDSLNHASIIDGVRLCKAARYRYASADMADLEVQLKQANENGARFKIIVTDGVFSMDGILAPLDKICDLADKYDALVMVDECHAAGFLGDTGRGSLEAKGVLGRIDIVTGTLGKALGGAMGGYTCAKKEVIEILRQRSRPYLFSNSLAPSIVGASIKALELIDSSTDLIQKVQSNTAYFKKGMQRLGFDFVDGESAIVPVMLYDAKLSQQMADMLLDEGIYVIGFFFPVVPKEKARIRVQMSAAHSQEHLDKAINAFEKVGKLLNIIKN, from the coding sequence ATGTACGGAGCAATTCAAGAATATTTACAAAAGGAATTAGAAGAAATCAAAGATGCTGGCCTTTATAAGAAAGAGCGCATCATCACCTCTCCTCAAGATGCGGTAATCACGTTAGACGATGGTAGCGAGGTGATTAATTTTTGCGCAAACAATTATTTAGGACTCTCCTCACATCCAGAAGTGATTCAGGCCGCTAAGGATACGCTAGACAGTCACGGTTTTGGGATGAGCTCTGTACGTTTTATTTGTGGAACTCAAGATATTCACAAGAAACTAGAGCAAAAGCTAGCCGATTTCTATGGTATGGAAGACACCATACTTTATGCAGCATGTTTTGATGCTAATGGTGGTGTTTTCGAACCTCTACTAGGAAAAGAAGATGCGATCATATCTGATTCCCTTAACCACGCTTCAATTATCGATGGCGTGCGTTTATGTAAAGCAGCGCGTTACAGATATGCAAGTGCAGACATGGCAGATCTTGAAGTGCAATTGAAACAAGCTAATGAAAATGGTGCAAGGTTTAAAATAATCGTGACTGATGGTGTGTTTTCCATGGATGGAATTTTAGCACCACTAGATAAAATTTGTGACCTAGCTGATAAGTACGACGCTCTAGTAATGGTAGATGAATGTCACGCAGCAGGATTCCTGGGCGATACAGGAAGAGGATCTTTAGAAGCAAAAGGTGTTTTAGGTCGTATAGACATCGTAACCGGAACTTTAGGTAAAGCCCTAGGCGGTGCTATGGGAGGATATACCTGCGCTAAAAAAGAAGTCATTGAAATCTTGCGCCAGCGCTCTAGACCGTATTTATTCTCTAATTCTCTTGCCCCTTCTATTGTTGGAGCTTCCATTAAGGCTTTAGAACTTATCGATTCGAGCACTGATTTAATCCAGAAAGTACAATCCAACACAGCTTATTTCAAAAAAGGAATGCAGCGATTAGGTTTTGATTTTGTGGATGGAGAGAGTGCTATCGTGCCCGTTATGTTATATGACGCAAAGCTGTCGCAACAAATGGCAGACATGCTTCTAGACGAAGGAATTTATGTAATCGGCTTCTTTTTCCCTGTAGTTCCTAAAGAAAAAGCAAGAATAAGAGTTCAAATGAGTGCTGCTCATTCTCAAGAACATTTAGACAAAGCTATAAACGCCTTTGAAAAAGTAGGTAAATTGTTAAATATTATCAAAAATTAA
- a CDS encoding PD-(D/E)XK nuclease family protein yields the protein MQSFIQNVLDSLKSKDIDITQVHYIVPSRRVGLFLNKAIARSQEQPIFEPKTSSIEEFIQELSKLHILPDLDILPYFYTAYCHVEPEDKRDSFDAFIGWAPTILKDFNEIDRYLVDTKEFFNYLGNFKALDTTSHWSLEANPTQMITQYLDFWKKLSKYYEALKEVLTTNQIAYQGLAYRIAFAKANLKEKPTAEKPIVFLGLNALNTAEAEIIQLLLQKGNTHIYWDADSYFVDRPYHEAGKFIREHRDKWSYYQNNPLELLGTNYENEKNIHIISSTGNLGIVQAASTYLSQLSEAELLETAVVLADEQLLLPLLSAIPDNVKAFNITMGLSMDQLPLASFFTDLFKLHREYTSEGFYYKNVIRVLESSFASMLSADEVAYSLKKIRSENLIYVNLEQLDSKDSSFLDSLLKPIQDPKEILLLASEILVELKQVLINQPKSQLELEQLLAMTEIQNELQQLVNENKGIKDLRTLTFLLRQLLPLKKLDFIGEPIQGLQLMGLLETRALDYKNVLMLSVNEGVLPAGKSFSSYIPYEMKKQFDLPTYTEKDSVYAYHFYRLLHRCQSATFIYNSESDTLGGGEKSRFLLQLETDQVLTHQLKHTSYYHKINPVEQTLIEIKKEEPYFKRLKQVAEKGFSPSALTSYVRNPLEFFANKILSVSDLEEVEEDIALNTMGSIIHEALDQLYQGYQKRILTLEDFKIIEKQIPSELDIAYKKCYLSKSLPVGKNKIIYEVSLHYVKKMIASDKQLVQSGKELIIESVEQDLATVIEVPNVGSVRLHGKVDRVDQLDGVLRIIDYKSGSVTQRNVAIDNDYSVLKNDYERSKAFQVLMYAYLYLKNYPTRDIEAGIISFKNFNAGFISFALKSGYKFEPKTIDQEVMDHFEVQLIQLIQELFNPELPLLEKAV from the coding sequence ATGCAAAGCTTCATCCAAAATGTCCTAGACTCCTTGAAATCGAAAGACATTGATATTACCCAGGTACATTATATTGTCCCCAGCCGGCGTGTAGGACTATTCCTCAATAAAGCAATAGCTCGCTCACAAGAGCAACCCATTTTTGAACCTAAAACTTCGAGTATTGAGGAGTTTATACAAGAGCTGTCTAAACTGCATATACTACCAGATCTTGACATTCTCCCTTACTTTTACACGGCCTATTGCCATGTGGAACCAGAAGACAAACGTGATAGTTTTGACGCTTTTATAGGCTGGGCACCCACGATACTTAAGGATTTTAACGAGATAGACAGGTACCTGGTAGACACTAAAGAATTCTTCAACTATTTGGGCAATTTTAAAGCGCTTGACACCACCTCTCATTGGTCGCTGGAGGCAAATCCTACCCAGATGATCACCCAATACCTAGATTTCTGGAAAAAGCTATCTAAGTATTATGAGGCATTAAAAGAAGTGTTGACCACAAACCAGATCGCATATCAAGGACTTGCTTATAGAATCGCTTTCGCGAAAGCGAACTTAAAAGAAAAGCCTACTGCAGAGAAACCCATTGTTTTTTTAGGGCTCAACGCATTAAATACCGCAGAAGCTGAAATCATTCAACTTCTATTACAAAAGGGAAATACACACATTTATTGGGATGCCGACAGTTATTTTGTAGATCGCCCGTACCATGAGGCAGGCAAATTTATCAGGGAGCATAGAGACAAATGGAGTTATTATCAAAACAATCCATTAGAGCTGCTAGGAACGAATTATGAAAATGAAAAAAATATTCACATCATCAGTTCCACTGGTAACTTAGGAATCGTACAAGCTGCAAGCACCTATTTATCCCAACTGTCTGAGGCTGAATTACTAGAAACTGCAGTTGTCCTAGCAGACGAACAACTGCTGTTACCCCTATTGAGTGCGATACCTGACAATGTAAAGGCTTTTAATATAACAATGGGTCTGAGTATGGACCAGCTTCCACTCGCCTCTTTCTTTACAGATCTATTCAAGCTTCATAGAGAATACACCAGCGAGGGTTTTTATTATAAAAATGTTATCCGGGTGTTAGAATCTTCATTTGCTTCTATGTTATCTGCAGACGAGGTGGCTTATTCATTAAAAAAGATTCGGAGTGAAAACCTCATCTATGTAAATCTTGAACAATTGGATTCAAAGGATTCTTCATTTCTAGACAGCCTTCTAAAACCTATTCAAGATCCAAAAGAAATACTGTTACTGGCTTCTGAAATTCTTGTAGAACTGAAACAAGTGTTGATCAATCAACCGAAAAGTCAGTTAGAACTAGAACAGCTACTGGCGATGACTGAGATTCAAAATGAGTTACAGCAGTTAGTCAATGAAAACAAGGGAATCAAGGATTTGAGAACCTTGACCTTTTTATTGAGACAACTACTACCATTGAAAAAACTAGACTTTATAGGAGAACCCATACAAGGACTTCAACTAATGGGGTTGTTAGAAACGAGAGCATTGGACTATAAGAATGTGCTCATGCTTTCAGTAAATGAAGGAGTACTTCCAGCAGGCAAAAGCTTCAGCTCCTACATTCCCTATGAGATGAAAAAACAATTTGACTTGCCTACGTATACTGAGAAAGACAGCGTCTATGCCTATCACTTTTATAGATTGCTTCATCGGTGCCAGTCGGCTACCTTCATTTATAATTCAGAATCAGACACTCTGGGCGGCGGTGAGAAAAGTAGATTTTTATTACAACTGGAGACAGATCAAGTTTTAACTCATCAATTAAAGCATACCAGTTATTATCATAAAATCAATCCAGTAGAGCAAACGCTTATTGAGATAAAAAAAGAGGAACCCTACTTTAAACGTTTGAAGCAAGTCGCTGAAAAAGGATTTTCGCCCTCTGCCCTGACCAGTTACGTGCGTAATCCGTTAGAGTTCTTTGCAAATAAGATTTTGTCGGTTTCAGATCTGGAAGAAGTGGAAGAAGATATTGCCTTGAATACCATGGGTTCCATCATTCACGAGGCACTGGATCAATTGTACCAAGGATACCAGAAACGAATACTCACCTTAGAAGATTTTAAAATCATTGAGAAGCAAATACCTAGTGAACTTGATATTGCTTATAAAAAGTGCTATTTATCAAAGTCCCTTCCCGTTGGTAAAAACAAAATCATTTATGAAGTGTCGCTTCATTATGTAAAAAAAATGATCGCTTCAGATAAGCAATTGGTCCAATCTGGTAAAGAATTGATAATCGAAAGTGTCGAGCAAGATCTTGCCACAGTAATAGAGGTGCCAAATGTAGGTAGCGTCAGGCTTCACGGTAAAGTGGATCGAGTAGATCAACTCGATGGAGTCTTAAGAATTATTGATTATAAGAGCGGTAGTGTAACGCAACGAAATGTAGCAATCGATAATGATTATAGCGTCTTAAAGAACGACTACGAACGCTCAAAAGCATTTCAAGTGCTTATGTATGCATATCTATATTTAAAGAATTATCCAACAAGGGATATCGAGGCAGGAATCATCAGTTTCAAAAACTTCAATGCTGGCTTTATTTCATTTGCTCTAAAATCTGGCTATAAATTTGAACCGAAAACGATAGACCAAGAAGTTATGGATCATTTTGAAGTCCAATTGATCCAATTGATCCAAGAACTTTTTAATCCAGAACTTCCCTTATTAGAAAAAGCAGTATGA
- a CDS encoding UvrD-helicase domain-containing protein, which translates to MAHQPTTFYSASAGSGKTYTLARDYLTLLFKNPFHNGYREILAVTFTNKAVAEMKQRILENLHHLTQETIPDPLLAIKEHIQLETGLDDEQLRKKAINIEQKLLHDYAAFDIVTIDSFNHRILRTFAKEVELPDGFEIELDSDSLISKAIHNLLSRAGKEKQLTDLLIDFSLSKIDEGKSWDIEFDLHTIARLILSESHYDYLKSLKEKSIADFLRLRKKLYHLIETSEKDLLKKGAELFNYYEANGLTSDDFSGKSRGIHNWIKKFAEGNLPDNGQQKYLDKALTDSIAGTTTAGNKSIIDSKQQDLIELILQFQEQSGAIAMHRNAISKITALSLLNELVREIDTIKEEEQIVPIYEFNGILASQIKDQPAPFIYERLGERYRHYFVDEFQDTSRMQWENLMPLIENPIVQERPDGSRGSLMLVGDAKQSIYRWRGGDADQFLDILSDEHLFLLSKNNVTLGTNWRSYDSIISFNNNFFKHYGGYLTSEVYQKLYQEYLHQEPNHKTGGYVQIDFLDSEETQVVEEDDELTTIYPIHVKRHIDQALEAGFRPSEICVLVRKKKQGDEIARYLVREKMSVVSSDSLLINASPRVGLLVQFMRMCLYPEQQQPRYEFLLQFAQLNNRSDYHSFINAHLNQSLEELSNDLLSSEDEVYLAFAKAPLFQATEKAAVALDLFKDHDTRLQAFLEHVFEFAAGFEKTASAFLEHWEHKQNSLSVPAADDPTAVQIMTIHKSKGLEFPVVIVPYCDVILDDARDVTGWLPVDPQNYEGFDHLYLSLKKECLLYPEPAPQLYLEQNSKAEMDQINTLYVAFTRAKEQLYISCLENKKPKNNYSKLLMEFVEESKWTLVEKNGYKTTHTGIAIRESQTALNHSSELMESYFVSDLKERSSFATRKGMLWASGAMEAMDTGTQLHHYLSMIHTESDMDIVKESLTLDRSINATQAAEILLQIESIIKHPQLNHLYRNGVNAINEMGILKTDGSKAIPDRLIQEGKFMTIIDYKTGSANLNHKDQVDGYASLLISMGYHIKERILVYTDELKIVSWN; encoded by the coding sequence ATGGCTCATCAACCCACCACATTTTACAGCGCGAGCGCTGGCTCAGGTAAAACGTACACCCTAGCGCGCGACTATTTGACCTTACTTTTCAAAAACCCTTTCCACAACGGCTATCGGGAAATTCTTGCCGTCACCTTTACTAATAAAGCGGTGGCAGAAATGAAGCAGCGCATCCTAGAAAACCTGCATCATTTAACTCAGGAAACCATACCGGATCCATTACTAGCGATAAAAGAACACATCCAGCTAGAAACAGGACTCGATGATGAGCAACTGAGGAAGAAAGCTATAAACATTGAACAAAAATTGCTGCATGATTATGCCGCTTTTGACATTGTTACTATTGATAGTTTCAATCACCGCATCTTACGCACTTTCGCTAAAGAAGTAGAACTTCCAGACGGCTTTGAAATAGAGCTCGATAGTGACAGCCTGATTTCTAAAGCAATTCACAACCTATTATCAAGAGCCGGTAAGGAAAAACAATTGACAGACTTACTCATTGATTTCTCACTGTCAAAAATTGACGAAGGAAAAAGTTGGGACATTGAATTTGACTTGCACACCATAGCTAGACTCATTTTAAGTGAATCCCATTATGACTACCTCAAAAGCCTCAAGGAAAAAAGCATCGCAGACTTCTTAAGACTCCGTAAAAAATTATATCACTTGATTGAAACTTCAGAAAAAGACCTTCTTAAAAAAGGCGCTGAATTGTTCAATTACTATGAAGCAAACGGTCTTACCTCAGATGACTTTTCGGGAAAATCTCGTGGTATTCATAATTGGATCAAAAAATTTGCTGAAGGAAATTTACCAGATAATGGGCAACAAAAATATTTAGACAAAGCCCTAACCGACTCCATTGCAGGAACCACAACTGCTGGAAATAAATCTATCATAGATTCCAAACAGCAGGACCTGATCGAATTAATACTTCAGTTTCAAGAGCAATCGGGAGCTATCGCCATGCACCGCAATGCGATTAGTAAAATCACCGCGCTTTCCTTATTAAACGAATTGGTTCGAGAAATAGATACCATTAAAGAAGAAGAGCAGATAGTTCCTATTTATGAGTTCAATGGCATTCTGGCAAGTCAAATTAAAGATCAGCCAGCGCCTTTTATTTATGAGCGGCTGGGGGAACGCTACCGTCATTATTTTGTAGATGAGTTCCAAGATACCAGCCGTATGCAGTGGGAAAACTTGATGCCATTGATTGAAAACCCGATTGTCCAAGAACGCCCAGACGGCAGCCGAGGCAGCTTGATGCTTGTGGGAGATGCTAAGCAGTCTATTTACCGCTGGCGCGGTGGCGATGCTGATCAGTTTCTTGACATTTTGAGCGACGAGCATCTTTTTCTTCTATCTAAAAACAATGTCACTCTAGGCACCAATTGGCGCAGTTACGACAGCATTATATCCTTCAACAATAACTTTTTTAAGCACTATGGTGGGTATTTGACTAGCGAAGTCTACCAAAAACTGTATCAAGAATACCTACATCAAGAACCAAATCATAAAACTGGTGGGTACGTTCAAATTGATTTTTTAGATTCTGAGGAAACTCAAGTGGTAGAGGAAGATGACGAACTGACTACCATTTATCCAATTCATGTAAAGCGACATATCGACCAGGCGCTGGAGGCAGGTTTTAGGCCTAGTGAAATTTGCGTTCTGGTACGTAAGAAAAAACAAGGTGATGAGATCGCCCGTTACTTGGTTCGTGAAAAGATGAGCGTCGTATCCAGCGACAGCTTACTAATCAATGCATCTCCTCGCGTAGGGTTATTGGTGCAGTTCATGCGCATGTGCCTATATCCTGAACAGCAACAGCCCAGATACGAGTTCTTGCTTCAATTTGCTCAGTTGAACAACCGGTCTGACTATCATTCCTTCATCAATGCGCATTTGAATCAATCTTTAGAGGAACTCTCAAATGATTTATTAAGCAGTGAGGATGAAGTGTATCTCGCTTTCGCGAAAGCGCCCTTATTTCAAGCTACAGAAAAAGCAGCAGTAGCACTGGATCTATTTAAGGATCATGACACGAGGCTGCAGGCTTTTTTAGAACATGTATTTGAGTTTGCGGCAGGCTTTGAAAAAACGGCATCTGCATTTCTTGAACACTGGGAACACAAGCAAAATAGCTTGAGTGTTCCTGCTGCAGACGACCCCACGGCAGTACAGATCATGACTATTCATAAATCTAAAGGTCTCGAATTCCCGGTGGTGATTGTTCCTTACTGTGATGTCATACTGGATGATGCGAGAGATGTAACAGGTTGGTTACCCGTCGATCCACAAAATTATGAAGGGTTTGATCACCTGTATCTTTCCTTAAAAAAAGAGTGCTTGCTGTATCCTGAGCCCGCACCACAACTGTATCTAGAACAAAATTCTAAGGCTGAAATGGATCAGATCAACACCTTATATGTCGCTTTTACTAGAGCAAAAGAGCAATTGTACATCAGCTGTCTAGAGAATAAAAAGCCCAAAAACAATTACAGCAAACTCTTGATGGAGTTTGTGGAAGAGTCGAAATGGACCTTAGTAGAAAAAAACGGATACAAAACCACACATACAGGAATTGCAATCCGCGAATCGCAAACTGCGCTAAATCATAGTAGCGAATTAATGGAAAGTTATTTTGTGAGCGATTTAAAAGAGCGGTCCTCATTTGCTACCCGTAAAGGAATGTTGTGGGCTAGTGGCGCCATGGAAGCTATGGATACGGGAACCCAGTTACATCATTACTTGTCTATGATTCATACAGAGTCAGATATGGACATCGTCAAAGAATCATTGACGCTGGATCGCAGTATCAATGCAACTCAAGCGGCGGAAATCCTCCTTCAAATAGAATCCATCATTAAGCATCCACAATTAAATCATTTATATAGGAATGGTGTAAATGCCATTAATGAGATGGGAATATTAAAAACAGATGGCAGCAAGGCGATCCCAGACCGGCTAATTCAGGAAGGAAAATTCATGACCATTATAGATTACAAGACTGGTAGCGCAAACTTGAATCATAAAGATCAAGTGGATGGTTATGCTTCACTCTTGATTTCTATGGGATACCATATCAAAGAAAGAATTCTGGTTTATACGGACGAACTCAAGATCGTTTCATGGAACTAG